In the genome of Aureimonas sp. OT7, one region contains:
- a CDS encoding folylpolyglutamate synthase/dihydrofolate synthase family protein — protein sequence MTDDTLADAEIAALMLRHPKGFDLSLDRIERLLDALGNPQDRLPPVIHVAGTNGKGSTIAFARAMLEAEGLAVHVHTSPHLVSWHERYRLGRRGAPGRFVEDATLADAIHRAAIANDGAPITVFEILTAVTFLLFSEHPADMALVEVGLGGRFDATNVIRQPAATLVSTVSLDHQSYLGDRVELIAAEKAGIFKKGSPAVIGQQGDDGALDTLRTRAAGIGAPATIYGEDFLAYEEHGRLVFQDGGGLVDLPLPRLPGRHQLANAALAVAGVRAAGVTLSDPALEAGVTAAEWPGRLQRITSGPLFELAVPGGELWLDGGHNPGAGTVVAEAIAEMEDKSPRPLFLIAGMLSTKDPVGFFEAFAGMARHVFTVPLRTSDAGLSPDELADAAYDAGLDAEPCDSVEQAIRLISTGWSSRPAPRIVICGSLYLAGEVLKASGLSPR from the coding sequence ATGACGGACGATACCCTGGCGGATGCCGAAATCGCTGCGCTGATGCTGCGGCATCCCAAGGGTTTCGACCTGTCGCTCGACCGCATAGAACGGTTGCTGGACGCGCTCGGCAATCCGCAGGACAGGCTGCCGCCGGTCATTCACGTCGCCGGCACCAACGGCAAGGGCTCCACCATCGCATTTGCCCGCGCCATGCTGGAAGCCGAGGGGCTGGCGGTGCATGTCCATACCTCTCCGCACCTGGTCTCCTGGCACGAACGCTACAGGCTCGGGCGACGCGGCGCACCCGGCCGCTTCGTGGAGGACGCGACCCTTGCCGACGCCATCCACCGCGCCGCGATTGCCAATGACGGCGCCCCGATCACCGTCTTCGAAATCCTGACGGCCGTGACCTTCCTGCTCTTTTCGGAGCACCCGGCCGACATGGCGCTGGTGGAAGTCGGGCTGGGTGGGCGCTTCGACGCCACCAACGTCATCCGCCAGCCGGCAGCTACACTGGTTTCGACCGTCTCCCTTGATCACCAGTCCTATCTCGGCGATCGCGTGGAGCTGATCGCGGCGGAAAAGGCCGGTATCTTCAAGAAGGGGTCTCCAGCCGTCATCGGCCAGCAGGGCGACGATGGCGCTCTGGATACGCTGCGCACACGCGCGGCAGGCATCGGCGCGCCGGCCACCATCTACGGCGAGGATTTCCTCGCCTATGAGGAGCATGGCAGACTGGTTTTCCAGGACGGCGGCGGACTGGTGGACCTGCCCCTGCCGCGCCTGCCCGGCCGGCACCAGCTGGCCAATGCGGCCCTGGCCGTCGCCGGCGTGCGCGCAGCCGGCGTGACCCTGTCCGATCCGGCGCTGGAAGCCGGCGTGACCGCGGCGGAATGGCCGGGCCGCCTGCAGCGCATAACCAGCGGGCCCCTGTTCGAACTGGCCGTGCCCGGTGGGGAATTATGGCTGGATGGCGGGCATAATCCGGGCGCCGGCACGGTGGTCGCCGAGGCCATCGCCGAGATGGAGGACAAGAGCCCGAGACCGCTGTTTCTGATCGCCGGCATGCTGTCGACGAAGGACCCGGTCGGCTTCTTCGAGGCCTTCGCCGGTATGGCGCGCCACGTCTTCACCGTGCCCCTGCGCACCTCCGACGCCGGACTGTCGCCCGACGAGCTGGCCGACGCGGCCTATGACGCAGGTCTCGATGCCGAGCCGTGCGACAGCGTGGAGCAGGCCATCCGCCTGATCTCCACGGGGTGGAGCAGCCGGCCCGCGCCCCGCATCGTCATCTGCGGTTCTCTCTATCTTGCCGGCGAAGTGCTGAAGGCAAGCGGGCTTTCACCGCGCTGA
- the accD gene encoding acetyl-CoA carboxylase, carboxyltransferase subunit beta, producing the protein MNWITNYVRPKLTSLLGPREVPENLWIKCPETGEMVFRKDLEANQWVVPSSGVHMKISARERLQAFFDDAAFDTVELPKVPVDPLKFRDSKRYTDRLKEYRSKTGLEDSVLVATGTIESQPIVAAVQDFAFMGGSLGMAAGEAIVTAAQKAVDLHRPLVLFAGSGGARMQEGILSLMQLPRTTVAVDMVKDAGLPYIVVLTNPTTGGVTASYAMLGDVHIAEPGALIGFAGARVIEQTIREKLPEGFQRSEYLMEHGMVDMVVHRHDLKPTIARLLKILMHVPVAPAQAALPAPEAA; encoded by the coding sequence GTGAACTGGATCACCAATTACGTCCGCCCCAAGCTGACCAGCCTGCTCGGCCCGCGCGAGGTGCCCGAGAACCTGTGGATCAAATGCCCGGAGACGGGCGAGATGGTCTTCCGCAAGGATCTGGAAGCCAACCAGTGGGTCGTGCCTTCGTCCGGCGTCCACATGAAGATCAGCGCCCGCGAACGGTTGCAGGCCTTTTTCGACGATGCCGCCTTCGACACGGTCGAGTTGCCGAAAGTGCCGGTGGACCCGCTGAAGTTCCGCGACTCCAAGCGCTATACCGACCGGCTCAAGGAGTATCGGTCCAAGACAGGGCTGGAGGACAGCGTCCTCGTGGCCACCGGCACCATCGAGAGCCAGCCGATCGTGGCGGCCGTGCAGGATTTCGCCTTCATGGGCGGCTCGCTCGGCATGGCGGCGGGAGAGGCCATCGTGACGGCGGCGCAGAAGGCGGTAGATCTGCACAGGCCGCTGGTGCTGTTTGCCGGCTCCGGCGGTGCGCGCATGCAGGAGGGGATCTTGTCCCTGATGCAGTTGCCGCGCACCACCGTTGCGGTGGACATGGTCAAGGATGCGGGGCTCCCCTACATCGTCGTCCTGACCAACCCGACCACGGGCGGGGTCACCGCATCCTATGCCATGCTGGGCGACGTCCATATCGCAGAACCGGGCGCCCTCATCGGGTTTGCCGGCGCCCGTGTGATCGAGCAGACGATCCGCGAAAAGCTGCCGGAAGGATTCCAGCGTTCGGAGTATCTCATGGAGCACGGCATGGTCGACATGGTTGTCCATCGTCATGACCTGAAGCCGACCATTGCCCGGCTGCTCAAGATCCTGATGCATGTGCCCGTCGCGCCGGCGCAAGCCGCCTTGCCTGCGCCGGAAGCGGCCTGA
- the trpA gene encoding tryptophan synthase subunit alpha produces MTTRIEARFRKLRDEGRPGLVTFIMAGDPDGDTTLSVMRRLPEAGADLIELGMPFSDPMADGPAIQKAGLRALKGGETLHRTLDTVRRFREGDSETPVILMGYFNPIYIYGVDGFVADARAAGVDGLIVVDLPPEMDAELCLPAVEAGLNFIRLATPTTDEKRLPTVLRNTSGFVYYVSINGITGSAAPDTEAVARSIARIKGQTDLPVAVGFGVRTGAQAEALGRVADAVVVGSALVAAIETAQAQGKDRDAAADAVLDVVRDLSAGVRRARLAFA; encoded by the coding sequence ATGACGACGCGTATCGAAGCCCGGTTCCGGAAGCTGCGCGACGAAGGCCGCCCCGGCCTTGTCACCTTCATCATGGCGGGCGACCCGGATGGCGACACCACCCTGTCGGTGATGCGACGCCTGCCTGAGGCCGGCGCCGACCTGATCGAGCTCGGCATGCCGTTCTCGGACCCGATGGCCGACGGGCCCGCCATCCAGAAGGCAGGCCTGCGCGCGCTCAAGGGCGGCGAGACCCTGCACCGCACGCTGGATACGGTGCGCCGGTTCCGCGAGGGCGATAGCGAAACGCCGGTGATCCTGATGGGATACTTCAACCCCATCTACATCTATGGCGTCGACGGCTTCGTGGCCGACGCGCGCGCGGCGGGCGTCGACGGGCTGATCGTCGTGGACCTGCCGCCCGAAATGGACGCGGAATTGTGCCTGCCCGCCGTCGAGGCCGGCCTGAACTTCATCCGGCTGGCAACCCCGACGACGGACGAGAAGCGCCTTCCGACCGTCCTTCGGAACACTTCGGGCTTCGTCTACTACGTATCGATAAACGGCATCACCGGCTCGGCCGCGCCCGATACGGAAGCGGTCGCCCGGTCCATCGCGCGCATCAAGGGGCAGACCGATCTTCCCGTGGCCGTGGGCTTCGGCGTGCGCACCGGCGCGCAGGCCGAGGCGCTTGGCCGCGTGGCCGATGCCGTTGTGGTGGGCTCGGCGCTGGTGGCCGCGATCGAGACGGCGCAGGCGCAGGGCAAGGATCGCGACGCGGCGGCGGACGCCGTCCTGGACGTCGTGCGCGACCTGTCCGCCGGCGTCCGGCGGGCCCGGCTTGCCTTCGCCTGA
- the trpB gene encoding tryptophan synthase subunit beta produces the protein MNEQLKRNTLRGGPDAEGLFGIYGGRFVAETLMPLILELQQAYDDARNDPAFQAELKNLSTHYAGRPSKLYFAEGLTRHLGGARIFLKREDLNHTGSHKINNCLGQILLARRMGKTRIIAETGAGQHGVASATVAARFNLPCVVYMGATDVARQAPNVFRMKLLGAEVKPVSAGHGTLKDAMNEALRDWVTNVQDTYYLIGTAAGPHPYPEMVRDFQAVIGQEARAQMLEQEGRLPDAIIAAVGGGSNAIGLFHPFLDDPEVAIYGVEAGGRGLDGQEHCASMTAGSPGVLHGNRTYLLQDGDGQIMEGHSVSAGLDYPGVGPEHSWLKDTGRVSYVPILDDEALEAFQLLTRVEGIIPALESAHAIAHAMKLAPAMGSDKTIIVNLSGRGDKDVHTVGTMLGVEL, from the coding sequence ATGAACGAACAGCTCAAGCGCAACACCCTGCGCGGCGGGCCGGATGCCGAAGGCCTGTTCGGCATCTATGGCGGCCGCTTCGTGGCCGAAACGCTGATGCCGCTGATTCTGGAACTGCAGCAGGCTTACGACGACGCGCGCAACGACCCCGCATTCCAGGCGGAACTGAAGAACCTGTCCACCCATTATGCCGGGCGCCCGTCGAAACTCTATTTCGCAGAGGGGCTGACGCGTCACCTGGGTGGCGCGCGCATCTTCCTGAAGCGGGAAGACCTGAACCACACGGGCAGTCACAAGATCAACAACTGCCTCGGCCAGATCCTTTTGGCCAGGCGGATGGGCAAGACGCGCATCATCGCCGAAACGGGGGCCGGCCAGCACGGCGTTGCCTCGGCAACGGTTGCGGCGCGCTTCAACCTTCCCTGTGTCGTCTACATGGGCGCGACGGACGTTGCCCGGCAGGCTCCGAACGTCTTCCGCATGAAGCTGCTGGGTGCCGAGGTCAAGCCCGTGTCGGCCGGCCACGGCACGCTCAAGGACGCCATGAACGAGGCGCTGCGCGACTGGGTGACCAATGTGCAGGACACCTACTACCTGATCGGCACCGCTGCCGGCCCGCACCCCTATCCGGAGATGGTGCGCGATTTCCAGGCCGTGATCGGCCAGGAGGCGCGCGCCCAGATGCTGGAGCAGGAAGGCCGGCTGCCCGATGCCATCATCGCCGCGGTGGGCGGCGGCAGCAACGCCATCGGCCTGTTCCACCCCTTCCTGGACGATCCGGAAGTGGCGATCTACGGCGTGGAAGCCGGTGGGCGCGGCCTGGACGGGCAGGAGCATTGCGCCTCGATGACGGCAGGCAGCCCCGGCGTGTTGCACGGCAACCGGACCTATCTTCTGCAGGACGGTGACGGGCAGATCATGGAAGGGCATTCCGTGTCCGCCGGCCTCGACTATCCCGGCGTCGGTCCGGAGCATTCGTGGCTGAAGGACACGGGCCGGGTCTCCTACGTGCCTATCCTCGACGACGAGGCGCTCGAGGCCTTCCAGCTTTTGACGCGGGTGGAAGGCATTATCCCGGCGCTGGAATCGGCCCATGCGATCGCCCATGCGATGAAGCTGGCGCCTGCCATGGGCTCGGACAAGACGATCATCGTCAATCTTTCGGGCCGCGGCGACAAGGATGTCCATACCGTCGGCACGATGTTGGGCGTAGAGCTTTGA